The proteins below are encoded in one region of Paeniglutamicibacter cryotolerans:
- the exaC gene encoding acetaldehyde dehydrogenase ExaC, whose product MTVYAAPGTEGSLYSFKSRYEHYIGGEWKAPIKGGYFENITPVTGKGFCEVGRGTAEDIDAALDAAEAAAPDWGKTSPAQRAVILNKIADRIEDNLEMLAVVETWDNGKAVRETLNADLPLAVDHFRYFAGAIRAQEGGLSQIDEHTTAYHFHEPLGVVGQIIPWNFPILMAVWKLAPALAAGNAIVLKPAEQTPVSILVLMELIGDLLPAGVLNIVNGFGVEAGKPLASSKRIRKIAFTGETTTGRLIMQYASENLIPVTLELGGKSPNIFFEDIAAHDDAFYDKAQEGFTMFALNQGEVCTCPSRALVQDSIYDQFMGDVIKRTEAIIQGNPLDTNTMMGAQASNDQLEKILSYLDIGKQEGAKVLTGGARAELEGDLANGYYVQPTIFEGHNKMRVFQEEIFGPVVSVARFSDYDDAISIANDTLYGLGSGVWSRNGNTASRAGRDIQAGRVWVNQYHAYPAHSAFGGYKSSGIGRENHLMMLDHYQQTKNLLVSYNENKLGFF is encoded by the coding sequence ATGACCGTCTACGCAGCACCAGGCACCGAAGGTTCGCTTTATTCGTTCAAGTCCCGCTATGAGCACTACATCGGCGGTGAATGGAAGGCACCGATCAAGGGCGGCTATTTCGAGAACATCACCCCGGTCACCGGCAAGGGTTTCTGCGAGGTGGGCCGCGGTACGGCCGAGGACATCGACGCGGCGCTCGATGCGGCGGAGGCCGCCGCCCCGGACTGGGGCAAGACCAGCCCGGCCCAACGCGCCGTCATCCTGAACAAGATCGCCGACCGCATCGAGGACAACCTCGAAATGCTCGCCGTGGTGGAAACCTGGGATAACGGCAAGGCGGTGCGCGAAACCCTCAACGCCGACCTGCCCCTGGCCGTGGACCACTTCCGCTACTTTGCCGGGGCCATCCGGGCCCAGGAGGGCGGGCTGTCACAAATCGACGAGCACACCACCGCGTACCACTTCCACGAGCCGTTGGGTGTGGTCGGGCAGATCATCCCCTGGAACTTCCCGATCCTGATGGCCGTGTGGAAGCTCGCCCCCGCCCTGGCGGCAGGCAACGCCATCGTGCTCAAGCCCGCCGAACAGACTCCGGTGTCGATCCTGGTGCTGATGGAGCTCATCGGCGACCTGCTCCCGGCCGGCGTGCTGAACATCGTCAACGGATTCGGCGTCGAGGCCGGCAAGCCGCTGGCATCCTCCAAGCGCATTCGCAAGATCGCGTTCACCGGTGAGACCACCACTGGCCGACTGATCATGCAGTACGCCTCCGAGAATCTGATCCCGGTCACCCTCGAACTCGGCGGCAAGTCTCCGAATATCTTCTTCGAGGACATTGCCGCACATGACGACGCGTTCTACGACAAGGCCCAGGAGGGCTTCACCATGTTCGCGCTGAACCAGGGCGAGGTCTGCACCTGCCCGTCGCGCGCGCTGGTCCAGGACTCGATCTACGACCAGTTCATGGGCGACGTCATCAAGCGCACCGAGGCGATTATCCAGGGCAACCCGCTGGACACGAACACCATGATGGGCGCCCAAGCGTCCAACGACCAGCTGGAAAAGATCCTCTCCTACCTGGACATCGGCAAGCAGGAGGGCGCGAAGGTCCTCACCGGTGGCGCCCGCGCCGAGCTGGAGGGCGACCTGGCCAACGGCTACTACGTCCAGCCGACCATTTTCGAGGGCCACAACAAGATGCGCGTCTTCCAGGAGGAGATCTTCGGACCCGTCGTCTCGGTGGCCCGTTTCTCCGACTACGACGATGCCATCTCCATCGCCAATGACACCCTGTACGGACTCGGGTCCGGTGTGTGGAGCCGCAACGGCAATACCGCCTCCCGGGCCGGCCGAGACATCCAGGCCGGACGCGTCTGGGTCAACCAGTACCACGCGTATCCGGCACACTCGGCCTTCGGCGGTTACAAGTCATCGGGCATCGGGCGGGAGAACCACCTGATGATGCTGGACCATTACCAGCAGACCAAGAACCTGCTGGTCTCCTACAACGAGAACAAGCTCGGCTTCTTCTAA
- a CDS encoding TMEM175 family protein, translating to MFFSDAVFAIAMTLLVLDLKLPAMPSNMTAAQFNGILMDQREPLAGFILSFVLVGRLWLAHHRRFNAMKGHDGKLQVINLLALFFVVFLPVPTALLFEANSQTPWPPVIYSLTISGSFLSLNWLWRHAYRSGLMQPWVDRPMYRLVLRSQDPGWVVFVMSIPVEFIRPDFALFSWILILPYSVISGKYQMRRFVKEQTARLAAATGREV from the coding sequence GTGTTCTTCAGCGACGCAGTGTTTGCCATAGCCATGACGCTGTTGGTGCTGGACCTGAAGCTGCCGGCCATGCCCTCGAATATGACTGCTGCACAGTTCAACGGCATCCTGATGGACCAGCGGGAACCTTTGGCGGGCTTCATTTTGAGCTTTGTGCTGGTGGGTCGCCTGTGGCTGGCCCACCACCGACGGTTCAACGCCATGAAGGGCCATGACGGCAAGCTTCAGGTCATCAATCTTCTGGCGCTCTTCTTTGTGGTGTTCCTGCCTGTACCGACGGCGCTGCTGTTTGAGGCAAATTCTCAAACACCCTGGCCGCCGGTGATCTATTCGCTTACCATATCAGGCAGTTTCTTGAGCCTGAACTGGCTGTGGCGACATGCCTACCGGTCCGGGTTGATGCAGCCGTGGGTGGATCGGCCCATGTACCGGCTGGTGCTGCGCAGTCAGGACCCGGGCTGGGTGGTGTTCGTGATGTCGATACCGGTGGAGTTCATCAGACCGGACTTCGCCTTGTTTTCGTGGATCCTGATCCTGCCGTATTCGGTGATTTCCGGCAAATACCAGATGCGTCGGTTCGTGAAGGAGCAGACCGCCCGCTTGGCGGCCGCGACCGGGCGCGAGGTCTAA
- the adhP gene encoding alcohol dehydrogenase AdhP produces the protein MGTMRAAIVNTFGEQLEVGNAPIPEPGPGQVLVKLVASGVCHTDLHAAHGDWPVKPNLPLIPGHEGVGNVVKLGEGVTEVEIGDLIGNAWLASACGNCEFCRTGWETLCESQQNGGYSVDGSFGEYMLVDVKFAARIPEGADPYEIAPVLCAGVTVYKGLKQTEVKPGQWVVISGIGGLGHIAVQYAVAMGMRVAAVDVAEEKLALARSHGAEVTVNAFAEDPAEAIQRATGGAHGVLVTAVHPAAFGQAINMTRRGGTIVFNGLPPGEFPAPIFDIVLKGLTIRGSIVGTRQDMIEALDFYAQGKIKPTIQTRPLDDINAVFDEMIHAKIDGRVVIDYVGERAQTVS, from the coding sequence ATGGGAACCATGCGCGCGGCCATCGTCAACACGTTCGGCGAGCAACTCGAAGTAGGAAACGCCCCCATTCCGGAACCGGGCCCAGGCCAGGTACTGGTCAAACTCGTCGCCTCCGGCGTCTGCCATACCGACCTGCATGCTGCACACGGCGACTGGCCGGTGAAGCCGAACCTGCCGCTGATCCCGGGACACGAGGGTGTCGGCAACGTCGTCAAGCTCGGCGAGGGAGTCACCGAGGTGGAGATCGGTGACCTGATCGGCAATGCCTGGCTCGCCAGTGCCTGCGGCAATTGCGAATTCTGCCGCACCGGCTGGGAAACGCTCTGCGAATCGCAGCAGAACGGCGGCTATTCGGTGGACGGCTCGTTCGGTGAGTACATGTTGGTGGACGTGAAGTTCGCTGCCCGCATCCCGGAGGGCGCGGACCCGTATGAGATCGCCCCCGTTCTCTGCGCCGGAGTGACCGTCTACAAGGGCCTGAAGCAGACCGAGGTGAAACCCGGCCAGTGGGTGGTCATCTCCGGCATCGGCGGCCTGGGCCACATTGCCGTGCAGTATGCCGTTGCCATGGGAATGCGTGTCGCGGCGGTCGACGTCGCCGAGGAGAAGCTGGCGCTGGCCCGCAGCCACGGCGCCGAGGTCACGGTCAACGCGTTTGCCGAGGACCCGGCCGAGGCCATCCAGCGGGCCACCGGTGGTGCCCACGGCGTACTGGTCACCGCGGTGCACCCGGCCGCCTTCGGCCAGGCCATCAATATGACCCGCCGCGGCGGAACGATAGTGTTCAACGGCCTGCCGCCGGGGGAATTCCCGGCACCGATCTTCGACATCGTGCTCAAGGGCCTGACCATCCGCGGATCCATAGTGGGCACCCGGCAGGACATGATCGAGGCATTGGACTTCTACGCCCAAGGCAAGATCAAGCCGACCATCCAGACCCGTCCGCTCGATGACATCAACGCCGTCTTCGACGAGATGATCCATGCGAAGATCGACGGCCGCGTGGTCATCGACTACGTCGGCGAACGGGCGCAGACTGTCTCCTGA
- a CDS encoding nitrilase-related carbon-nitrogen hydrolase — translation MTTPGPIAPYIALGLSTVVHGVSRRAHIRRNLDIIEDCLRGAIETININMPVKVVTLAEGALTGFTDEVFDLPHSLSARELFIDIPGEETERLGKLAREYDTYVIGQCKARWPEVMKDRFFNMLFIIDPRGEVVHKAPKNHLWCREHSCTPHDIYDRWTELFGDGIDAFYPVLKTEDIGNIGTICCSDGEYPEAVRALAFGGAEVVYRPSEAMPMTGSGSHGGGSWMIQNRAHAEFNSVYMLCPNVGPVYVTPRMEHPFNVSGGNSHIVDYRGEIMSHSVSNDNSVVSAVIDIEALRQFRVMNLNSNWTKDLRTELFKKMYEQPVHPKNLAMVDEPQQHKEVDDIYRGNIQRLIDRGTYTKPFHRFEGARYQSKSTDDEGFRALQALWDN, via the coding sequence ATGACCACCCCGGGACCGATCGCACCCTATATTGCCCTAGGGCTCTCCACCGTTGTTCACGGTGTATCAAGGCGCGCGCATATCCGCAGGAACCTCGACATCATCGAGGATTGCCTGAGGGGTGCCATTGAAACGATCAACATCAACATGCCGGTCAAGGTCGTCACCCTCGCGGAAGGCGCCCTCACCGGGTTTACCGACGAGGTATTCGACCTGCCCCATTCGCTGTCGGCCCGGGAACTCTTCATCGACATTCCGGGCGAGGAAACGGAGCGGCTCGGCAAGCTGGCCCGGGAATACGACACCTACGTCATCGGCCAATGCAAGGCCCGCTGGCCCGAGGTCATGAAGGACCGCTTCTTCAACATGTTGTTCATCATCGACCCCCGTGGCGAGGTTGTGCACAAGGCACCCAAGAATCACCTGTGGTGTCGGGAGCATTCCTGCACGCCACACGATATCTACGACCGCTGGACCGAGCTCTTCGGGGACGGCATCGACGCCTTCTACCCGGTGCTGAAGACCGAGGACATCGGCAATATCGGCACCATCTGCTGCAGCGACGGCGAATATCCCGAAGCCGTCCGCGCCTTGGCCTTCGGCGGCGCGGAAGTCGTCTATCGGCCCAGCGAAGCCATGCCGATGACAGGCTCGGGCAGCCATGGAGGCGGTAGTTGGATGATCCAGAATCGAGCCCACGCGGAGTTCAACTCCGTTTACATGCTGTGCCCCAACGTTGGACCCGTGTATGTAACACCCCGGATGGAACACCCGTTTAATGTCAGTGGCGGGAACTCGCACATCGTCGACTACCGTGGAGAAATCATGTCGCACTCGGTCTCGAACGACAACTCGGTGGTATCGGCAGTCATTGACATCGAGGCCCTGCGCCAGTTCCGGGTCATGAACCTCAATAGCAATTGGACCAAGGATCTTCGGACCGAGCTCTTCAAGAAAATGTACGAGCAACCCGTGCACCCGAAGAACCTCGCCATGGTCGATGAGCCGCAGCAGCACAAGGAAGTGGACGACATCTACCGCGGAAACATCCAACGGCTGATCGATCGCGGCACCTACACGAAGCCGTTCCACCGGTTCGAGGGTGCCCGTTACCAGTCGAAATCCACCGACGACGAGGGATTCAGGGCCTTGCAGGCCCTTTGGGATAACTGA
- a CDS encoding GAF domain-containing protein — MSATSPASRNLQRRAVAAHEMLGTSDWRKVAPELRAVVRESWLRSLGFLSAKQPTSRDVLPDEELDERLRVHRLGTVIPVFDRLLASPAEGTGLLVAIGDETGRLLWVQGDAPVRRRAEAMAFQPGADWSERAVGTSAPGTALVTGVGVQVSGAEHFNPIAHQWSCTAVPIHDPLTGELLGVVDLTGGDDAVAAHSLALLRAAVAAAESELRWQSFTGDRSREPAMEFAAPPAAGPGKPGYLMTRTDPGPEATPVVGPTSFVGGGVPRLRVGGPVPPAVSGADGTAELSLRHAEILTLLAWHRHGLGSEELAELLVLDPEAAHAGTLRAEMVRLRKAMAGVDAGFVPASRPYRLGQAVMLDAREVADAVATGDLDAALEAYAGPVLARSEAPGIAEIRAEVSGALRQAMLQDATAGQLVRYLGLPETLDDEELLETALQVLGGRSPHRAVVVARLERLRATGR; from the coding sequence ATGTCTGCGACGTCGCCCGCGTCAAGGAACCTGCAGCGGCGGGCAGTCGCCGCGCATGAAATGCTCGGCACCAGCGACTGGCGCAAGGTTGCCCCCGAGCTGAGGGCCGTCGTCCGCGAGTCGTGGCTGCGCTCGCTGGGATTCTTGTCCGCAAAGCAGCCCACCTCCCGCGACGTGCTTCCCGACGAGGAACTTGACGAGCGCTTGCGCGTACACCGGCTGGGGACAGTGATCCCGGTGTTCGACCGCTTGCTCGCCTCGCCGGCCGAAGGCACCGGGCTTCTCGTGGCCATCGGGGATGAAACCGGGCGGCTCCTGTGGGTCCAGGGCGATGCTCCGGTGCGTCGTCGGGCCGAGGCCATGGCTTTCCAGCCTGGCGCCGACTGGTCCGAGCGCGCAGTGGGTACCTCCGCGCCGGGAACCGCGCTGGTTACGGGCGTGGGAGTCCAAGTCAGCGGCGCCGAGCATTTCAACCCGATAGCCCACCAATGGAGTTGCACAGCGGTGCCGATTCACGATCCGCTCACCGGCGAACTGCTCGGGGTGGTGGACCTGACCGGCGGCGACGACGCGGTTGCCGCACACAGCCTGGCCCTGTTGCGGGCCGCTGTTGCGGCCGCCGAATCCGAGCTGAGGTGGCAGTCGTTCACCGGTGACCGCAGCCGGGAACCGGCGATGGAGTTTGCGGCGCCACCGGCTGCCGGACCGGGAAAACCCGGATACCTCATGACCCGCACCGATCCGGGGCCGGAAGCAACGCCAGTAGTGGGTCCCACATCATTCGTCGGCGGCGGAGTGCCCCGGCTGAGGGTGGGCGGCCCGGTTCCACCGGCGGTGTCCGGGGCGGACGGAACCGCCGAGCTCAGCCTGAGGCACGCCGAAATCCTGACCCTGCTGGCCTGGCACCGTCACGGGCTGGGCAGCGAGGAACTCGCCGAATTGCTCGTACTGGATCCGGAGGCAGCCCACGCCGGCACGCTGCGCGCCGAAATGGTCCGGCTCCGCAAGGCCATGGCAGGTGTCGATGCGGGATTCGTCCCCGCGTCCCGGCCCTACCGACTTGGCCAGGCTGTCATGCTCGACGCCCGGGAGGTCGCCGACGCGGTAGCCACAGGTGATCTCGATGCTGCACTCGAGGCTTATGCGGGTCCGGTGCTGGCGCGGTCTGAGGCCCCGGGTATCGCGGAGATCCGGGCAGAGGTATCCGGGGCGCTGCGCCAAGCCATGTTGCAGGATGCCACGGCCGGGCAGCTGGTTCGTTACCTCGGACTGCCCGAAACCCTCGATGACGAGGAGCTGTTGGAAACCGCGCTGCAGGTGCTCGGGGGCAGATCCCCGCACCGGGCGGTGGTTGTCGCGCGGCTGGAGCGGCTTCGGGCCACGGGACGGTAG
- a CDS encoding SulP family inorganic anion transporter, whose protein sequence is MSAIDTATGVPLSLRSLRRIRVEVLAGLVVALALIPEALAFSVIAGVDPRVGLFSAVTMAITISLTGGRRAMISAATGAVALVIAPLVASHGVQYLIATVLLAGVLQVALALAGVAKLMRFIPRSVMIGFVNALAILVVLAQLPELIGVPWAVYPLVLGALALLILGPRVLKAVPAPLVAIVLLTIIVAVASLSVPTVADKGELLTSIPPLMLPDVPATLETLRIIFPYALSMAAVGLLESLLTAKLVDDITDTRSSKTREAWGQGVANLVTGLFGGMGGCAMIGQTMINVKMSGARTRLSTFLAGFFLLLLVLLAGDLVGMIPMAALVAVMIHVSILTFNWHSITPATLRRLPKSETAVMLITVAVVVATNNLAIGVGAGVLAAMVLFARRVAHFVRVTRVVEGDGKDASAKYTVRGELFFASSNDLYTQFDYARDPSRVEIDLSASHLWDASTVAVLDSITDKYRRMGTEVSIVGLNEASANMRTRLSGNL, encoded by the coding sequence ATGAGCGCCATCGATACGGCTACCGGCGTCCCGCTGAGCCTGCGTTCGCTACGGCGAATCCGCGTTGAGGTCCTCGCCGGACTGGTCGTGGCACTGGCCCTGATCCCCGAGGCGCTGGCGTTCAGCGTCATTGCCGGCGTGGATCCGAGGGTCGGCTTGTTTTCGGCGGTCACCATGGCCATCACCATTTCACTGACCGGCGGACGCCGGGCCATGATCTCGGCAGCCACCGGCGCCGTCGCACTGGTGATTGCACCGCTGGTAGCCAGCCATGGTGTGCAGTACCTGATAGCCACGGTGTTGCTTGCCGGGGTCCTGCAGGTGGCGCTAGCACTTGCCGGTGTGGCGAAGCTGATGCGGTTCATTCCGCGTTCGGTCATGATCGGGTTCGTGAACGCGCTGGCGATCCTGGTCGTCCTGGCCCAGCTGCCCGAGCTGATCGGTGTCCCCTGGGCGGTCTATCCGCTGGTCCTCGGCGCCCTGGCGCTGCTGATCCTGGGCCCCAGGGTGCTCAAGGCGGTCCCCGCGCCGCTGGTGGCCATCGTGCTGCTCACCATCATCGTCGCCGTCGCCTCCCTGTCGGTTCCCACCGTCGCCGACAAGGGCGAGCTGCTGACCTCGATTCCACCGTTGATGCTGCCCGATGTCCCGGCCACGCTGGAAACGCTGCGGATCATCTTCCCCTACGCGCTCTCGATGGCGGCCGTGGGCCTGCTGGAATCGCTGCTCACGGCCAAGCTGGTGGACGACATCACCGACACCCGATCCAGCAAGACCCGCGAGGCCTGGGGGCAGGGTGTGGCCAACCTGGTCACCGGGCTCTTCGGCGGCATGGGTGGATGCGCGATGATCGGCCAGACCATGATCAACGTGAAGATGTCAGGTGCCCGGACTCGGCTCTCGACGTTCCTCGCCGGATTCTTCCTGCTCCTGCTGGTGCTCCTGGCAGGAGATCTGGTCGGCATGATTCCAATGGCGGCGTTGGTCGCGGTGATGATCCACGTCTCCATCCTGACGTTCAACTGGCATTCAATCACTCCGGCAACCCTGCGCCGGCTGCCCAAGTCCGAGACAGCGGTCATGCTGATTACCGTTGCCGTCGTGGTGGCAACCAACAACCTGGCCATCGGCGTGGGTGCCGGTGTCCTGGCTGCCATGGTGCTCTTTGCCCGCCGGGTGGCCCACTTCGTGCGGGTTACCCGCGTGGTCGAGGGCGACGGCAAGGATGCGAGCGCCAAGTACACGGTGCGCGGCGAACTGTTCTTTGCCTCGTCCAACGACCTCTACACGCAGTTCGACTATGCGCGGGACCCGTCCCGGGTGGAGATAGACCTGTCGGCATCGCACCTTTGGGATGCCTCAACGGTTGCGGTGCTGGACAGCATTACCGACAAGTACCGGCGCATGGGCACCGAGGTGTCCATCGTTGGCCTGAACGAGGCCTCGGCGAACATGCGCACACGGCTCAGCGGGAACCTCTGA
- a CDS encoding VOC family protein: MDRMIFVNLPTENLDAANTFYGALGFRRNPDFSNDDASAWEISGSIWLMSLRAEFYGSFMRNGDEPCFGSGKREVMNGLSCTTREEVDALTAAASRNGGSVYRAAEEQFPGMYGSAVLDPDGHAWELIYLEVPQES; the protein is encoded by the coding sequence ATGGACCGCATGATATTCGTCAACCTGCCTACCGAGAATCTGGACGCCGCAAACACGTTCTACGGGGCCCTGGGATTTCGTCGGAATCCGGATTTCTCGAACGATGACGCTTCTGCTTGGGAAATCAGCGGCTCCATCTGGCTGATGTCGCTTCGCGCAGAGTTCTATGGCAGCTTCATGCGCAACGGAGACGAACCGTGCTTCGGATCCGGGAAACGCGAGGTCATGAACGGGCTGAGCTGTACAACCCGCGAGGAGGTGGACGCGCTTACCGCCGCGGCTTCGAGAAATGGCGGTTCGGTCTATCGGGCCGCGGAGGAGCAGTTCCCGGGCATGTATGGCTCCGCGGTACTGGACCCCGACGGGCACGCCTGGGAGCTGATCTACCTGGAGGTGCCCCAGGAGAGCTGA
- a CDS encoding DUF779 domain-containing protein, whose amino-acid sequence METAIEAAPTIPGEDFSRVGLSPSAVELLRLLWERHGPLMFHQSGGCCDGSSPMCFPAGEFRTGDSDIRLGVFALDDAAGAPLGQIDFWMSREQFEYWKHTRLTVDVVAGRGSGFSVEAPEGKRFLIRSEIIEFPAS is encoded by the coding sequence ATGGAAACCGCCATTGAGGCAGCACCAACGATTCCCGGGGAGGATTTCTCCCGGGTGGGGCTGAGCCCCAGCGCCGTGGAACTGCTGCGCCTGCTCTGGGAACGGCATGGACCGCTGATGTTCCACCAGTCCGGAGGTTGCTGCGACGGCTCCTCGCCGATGTGCTTCCCCGCCGGGGAGTTCCGGACCGGGGACTCGGACATCAGGCTCGGCGTCTTCGCCCTGGATGACGCCGCGGGTGCACCGCTGGGGCAAATCGACTTCTGGATGTCCCGAGAGCAGTTCGAGTACTGGAAACACACCCGGCTCACCGTCGATGTCGTGGCCGGGCGCGGTTCGGGCTTCTCCGTGGAGGCGCCGGAGGGCAAGCGCTTTTTGATCCGCAGCGAGATCATCGAGTTCCCTGCCAGCTGA
- a CDS encoding ATP-binding protein, with amino-acid sequence MAWTPENLQFLLARLRANTGDITDVDVRKAAQGSPDLAETLSAFGNSPDGGTIVLGLDADNGFIATGVEDAGTLEAVVSSQARTGVVPRVRVSFERTVLDGETIVIATVAGLSTHARPCRTSQGNVAYLRHPDGNCRMSEQEIEQVSASGRRPRFDAQPIDETSPADLDPQLRDQFLHVARSTSRRLSDFSDADILRFKRVIEPHGDRLTLAGLYALGRYPQQFEPQLSITAVAEAPAPGGSRNLDRAEFDGPLPELLDRAVEWVQRNTRTEILFASDGHGRDETEIPMVAVRELIANALVHRDLGPHTAGKNIHIRLTNDRLTITSPGGLWGLSRDQLGWPGGKSAVNEFLYEICKMTRTASAHRVIEGEGGGLYEVRQSLKDAGHRHPGFHDSGVRFTASVPRRTPISSSDLHWLHVLPASTRLSEIQRQVLVSMRNGHTWTEQLVRDEYTPVESTHAQATLQGLVAEGLAIAIGGGRTPSYAISPVLASMPSGALQGTASSRAPRHVQRSAGDEPAAGPRAGTAAVPKKSKNADTILGELKAGPLEVADISTRTGLTPNQIRYALSPLLSSGTIMRDGGQGHKVTSYRLAGQ; translated from the coding sequence ATGGCATGGACTCCCGAGAATCTTCAATTCCTTCTGGCGCGACTACGTGCCAACACCGGTGACATCACCGACGTCGATGTCCGCAAAGCCGCACAGGGAAGTCCCGACCTCGCCGAAACCCTGAGTGCTTTCGGTAACAGCCCGGACGGGGGAACCATCGTTTTGGGGCTGGACGCGGACAACGGGTTCATCGCCACCGGGGTCGAGGATGCCGGCACCCTGGAGGCGGTAGTTTCGTCCCAGGCGCGCACGGGCGTCGTCCCCCGGGTCCGAGTCTCCTTCGAGCGGACGGTGCTCGACGGAGAAACTATCGTCATCGCCACCGTCGCCGGCCTTTCCACACACGCCCGGCCATGCCGGACCAGCCAGGGAAACGTCGCTTATTTGCGACATCCCGATGGCAATTGCCGCATGTCCGAACAGGAGATCGAACAGGTTTCGGCATCCGGGCGGCGCCCCCGGTTCGATGCGCAGCCCATCGATGAGACTTCCCCTGCCGACCTCGACCCCCAGCTGCGGGACCAGTTCCTCCATGTCGCCCGGTCAACGTCGAGGCGCTTGAGCGATTTTTCCGACGCGGACATCCTACGTTTCAAGCGGGTCATCGAACCCCACGGCGACAGGCTGACCCTTGCCGGGCTGTACGCGCTGGGCAGGTACCCGCAGCAGTTCGAACCACAGCTGTCCATCACCGCCGTGGCCGAGGCACCGGCGCCGGGAGGGAGCCGCAATCTCGACCGTGCGGAATTCGACGGACCACTGCCCGAGCTGCTCGACCGGGCCGTGGAGTGGGTCCAGCGCAACACCCGTACCGAGATCCTCTTCGCTTCCGACGGCCACGGACGGGACGAAACCGAGATTCCCATGGTCGCCGTGCGCGAACTCATCGCCAACGCACTGGTGCACCGCGATCTGGGTCCGCACACCGCCGGGAAGAACATCCATATCCGGCTCACCAACGACCGCCTGACCATCACCAGCCCCGGCGGGCTCTGGGGCCTGAGCCGAGACCAGCTCGGATGGCCGGGCGGGAAGTCGGCGGTGAACGAGTTCCTGTACGAGATCTGCAAAATGACGCGCACCGCATCGGCGCACCGCGTCATCGAGGGCGAAGGCGGCGGACTGTACGAGGTCAGGCAATCGCTCAAGGACGCAGGACACCGCCACCCCGGTTTCCACGACAGCGGCGTCCGCTTCACCGCTTCGGTTCCCCGCCGCACACCGATCTCTTCCAGTGACCTGCACTGGCTCCATGTCTTGCCGGCCAGCACCCGACTGTCGGAAATCCAACGGCAGGTCCTGGTGTCCATGCGCAACGGCCACACCTGGACCGAACAGCTGGTCCGCGACGAGTACACCCCCGTCGAGTCCACACATGCCCAGGCCACCTTGCAGGGGCTGGTTGCCGAGGGCCTGGCCATTGCCATCGGCGGAGGCCGGACTCCCTCCTATGCCATTTCCCCGGTGCTGGCATCCATGCCCTCCGGTGCACTCCAGGGAACGGCATCCTCCCGTGCGCCCCGACACGTGCAGAGGTCCGCCGGCGACGAGCCAGCGGCCGGCCCGCGCGCGGGCACCGCCGCTGTCCCGAAGAAATCAAAGAACGCGGACACCATCCTGGGCGAACTGAAGGCCGGGCCGCTGGAGGTGGCAGACATTTCCACCCGGACCGGGCTCACACCCAACCAGATCCGCTATGCCCTGTCCCCGCTGCTGAGTTCCGGGACGATCATGCGCGATGGCGGACAGGGGCACAAAGTCACCAGCTACCGCCTGGCCGGCCAGTAG